In Syngnathus scovelli strain Florida chromosome 10, RoL_Ssco_1.2, whole genome shotgun sequence, the following are encoded in one genomic region:
- the clocka gene encoding circadian locomoter output cycles protein kaput isoform X5, which produces MITLKRIKMTTSIDQDDGSIFGLMDDDEKDKAKRVSRNKSEKKRRDHFNILIKELGTMLPGNTRKMDKSTILQKSIDFLQRQQEICAESESTEIRQDWKPPFLSNEEFTQLMLEALDGFFLAITTDGNIIYASESVTSLLEHLPCDLVDQNLLNFLPRREHSDVYKLLSSHVAEGETLTPEYLKTKNQLEFCCHMLRGTMDPEEPPVYEYVKFIGNFKSLNNVPNCTPNGFTGTVVQRSLHSSFEEQLCLVATVRLAKPKFIKEMCTVEEPNEEFTSRHSLEWKFLFLDHRAPPIIGYLPFEVLGTSGYDYYHVDDLDTLAKCHEQLMQYGKGKSCYYRFLTKGQQWIWLQTHYYITYHQWNSRPEFIVCTHTVVSYGEVRTEQRRESGLRTSTPEMAADKQTHDSDVESQHNGSDLQGALESLDDRMTPSASLRSLRKSLHAEASSSQAKLQGGQNLPGHQLASNASVAAQRRLSVGSQSVSSQSTVQTTSMVSQQVQTDTQLDSMQHVKKQLEQRTHAIESSIQRQLDELCKIQQELQRVQEQSLQMFVQKGAVNMAAVQVAPRVPPVLTMQGQMVSTGPLQTSIQHHAVQAQQNTAMAQPPPAASLYNTLMIPQQNAANMLQIASSLPPNTGTTTPTITFTQDRTAQIRFPAARQLLTKLVTGQMACGAVMVPSTMFMGQVVTAFAPQAGPTQTISIAQQPAQQQQQEQQAQRLIHGSQLILPAGAFSLQQAGAFAAAANQQKQQPHTHRTDN; this is translated from the exons ATGATAACCCTGAAAAGGATCAAAATGACCACAAGTATTGATCA GGATGACGGAAGTATTTTTGGGTTAATGGACGACGATGAGAAGGACAAAGCAAAACGCGTGTCCCGCAATAAGTCGGAGAAGAAGCGGCGAGATCACTTCAACATCCTCATCAAGGAGCTGGGCACCATGTTGCCGGGCAACACTCGCAAGATGGACAAATCCACCATTTTGCAGAAGAGCATCGACTTCCTGCAGAGACAACAAG AAATCTGCGCCGAGTCCGAGTCGACGGAGATCCGACAGGACTGGAAGCCTCCGTTTCTTAGCAACGAGGAATTCACCCAGCTGATGTTGGAG GCGCTGGACGGCTTCTTCCTCGCCATCACGACCGACGGCAACATCATCTACGCCTCGGAGAGCGTCACGTCACTGCTGGAGCACCTCCCC TGCGATCTTGTGGATCAGAACCTGCTGAACTTCCTGCCCAGAAGGGAGCACTCGGACGTCTACAAGCTGCTATCCTCGCACGTCGCCGAAGGAGAGACGTTGACGCCTGAATATCTGAAGa CCAAGAACCAGCTGGAGTTCTGCTGCCACATGCTCCGAGGGACAATGGACCCCGAGGAGCCGCCTGTGTATGAATACGTCAAGTTTATTGGCAATTTCAAGTCCCTAAACAATG TGCCTAACTGCACTCCGAACGGATTCACCGGGACCGTCGTTCAGCGATCCCTCCACTCGTCCTTTGAGGAGCAGCTTTGTCTGGTGGCCACCGTGAGGCTCGCCAAACCCAAATTCAtcaag GAGATGTGCACTGTCGAGGAGCCCAATGAAGAATTCACCTCCAGACACAGTTTAGAGTGGAAGTTTCTCTTCTTGGACCACAG AGCTCCGCCTATTATCGGTTACCTGCCGTTTGAGGTCCTGGGCACATCCGGTTATGACTACTACCACGTGGACGACCTGGACACGTTGGCTAAATGCCACGAGCAAC TTATGCAATACGGCAAAGGGAAATCGTGTTACTACCGATTCCTCACGAAAGGGCAGCAGTGGATTTGGCTCCAGACTCACTACTACATCACCTACCACCAGTGGAACTCTCGGCCGGAGTTCATTGTCTGCACTCACACTGTTGTCAG CTACGGTGAAGTGAGAACAGAACAGCGGCGAGAATCGGGGTTGAGAACGTCGACACCGGAGATGGCGGCAGATAAG CAAACGCACGACTCAGATGTGGAGTCGCAGCACAACGGCTCcgacctccagggggcgctagaAAGCCTCGATGACAGAATGACACCCTCGGCATCATTGCGCAGCTTGCGGAAATCCTTACACGCGGAGGCCTCTT cATCTCAAGCGAAGCTCCAAGGAGGCCAGAATTTGCCGGGTCATCAGTTGGCATCTAACGCAAGCGTGGCGGCGCAAAGAAGATTGTCAGTCGGCAGCCAG TCGGTGAGCTCCCAAAGCACAGTCCAGACGACATCGATGGTTTCACAACAAGTTCAGACTGATACCCAA CTGGATAGCATGCAGCACGTGAAGAAGCAGCTGGAGCAGCGAACGCACGCCATCGAGAGCAGCATCCAGCGGCAGCTGGATGAGCTGTGCAAGATCCAGCAGGAGCTGCAGAGGGTGCAAGAGCAGAGCCTGCAGATGTTCGTGCAGAAAGGTGCCGTCAATATGGCCGCCGTGCAGGTGGCCCCCCGGGTTCCCCCCGTGCTCACCATGCAGGGCCAAATGGTCTCGACCGGCCCTCTGCAGACCTCCATCCAACATCATGCGGTCCAGGCCCAACAGAACACAGCCATGGCACAG CCCCCGCCGGCGGCGTCTCTGTACAACACGCTGATGATCCCGCAGCAAAACGCCGCCAACATGCTCCAAATCGCCAGCAGCCTGCCGCCCAACACGGGCACCACCACTCCCACCATAACCTTCACGCAGGACCGCACCGCCCAAATAAG GTTTCCAGCTGCCCGGCAGCTGCTTACCAAGCTGGTGACGGGCCAGATGGCGTGCGGGGCGGTCATGGTGCCGTCCACCATGTTTATGGGTCAAGTGGTGACAGCGTTCGCCCCCCAGGCGGGCCCCACGCAGACCATAAGTATCGCCCAGCAGCCCgcccagcaacagcagcaagaGCAACAG GCTCAGCGGCTGATTCACGGAAGTCAGTTGATCCTGCCGGCGGGGGCCTTCTCGTTGCAGCAGGCGGGAGCttttgccgccgccgccaaccAGCAGAAACAACAGCCGCATACCCACAGGACGGACAATTAG
- the clocka gene encoding circadian locomoter output cycles protein kaput isoform X3 — protein sequence MITLKRIKMTTSIDQDDGSIFGLMDDDEKDKAKRVSRNKSEKKRRDHFNILIKELGTMLPGNTRKMDKSTILQKSIDFLQRQQEICAESESTEIRQDWKPPFLSNEEFTQLMLEALDGFFLAITTDGNIIYASESVTSLLEHLPCDLVDQNLLNFLPRREHSDVYKLLSSHVAEGETLTPEYLKTKNQLEFCCHMLRGTMDPEEPPVYEYVKFIGNFKSLNNVPNCTPNGFTGTVVQRSLHSSFEEQLCLVATVRLAKPKFIKEMCTVEEPNEEFTSRHSLEWKFLFLDHRAPPIIGYLPFEVLGTSGYDYYHVDDLDTLAKCHEQLMQYGKGKSCYYRFLTKGQQWIWLQTHYYITYHQWNSRPEFIVCTHTVVSYGEVRTEQRRESGLRTSTPEMAADKQTHDSDVESQHNGSDLQGALESLDDRMTPSASLRSLRKSLHAEASSSQAKLQGGQNLPGHQLASNASVAAQRRLSVGSQSVSSQSTVQTTSMVSQQVQTDTQASSAPFSNQLDSMQHVKKQLEQRTHAIESSIQRQLDELCKIQQELQRVQEQSLQMFVQKGAVNMAAVQVAPRVPPVLTMQGQMVSTGPLQTSIQHHAVQAQQNTAMAQPPPAASLYNTLMIPQQNAANMLQIASSLPPNTGTTTPTITFTQDRTAQIRFPAARQLLTKLVTGQMACGAVMVPSTMFMGQVVTAFAPQAGPTQTISIAQQPAQQQQQEQQAQRLIHGSQLILPAGAFSLQQAGAFAAAANQQKQQPHTHRTDN from the exons ATGATAACCCTGAAAAGGATCAAAATGACCACAAGTATTGATCA GGATGACGGAAGTATTTTTGGGTTAATGGACGACGATGAGAAGGACAAAGCAAAACGCGTGTCCCGCAATAAGTCGGAGAAGAAGCGGCGAGATCACTTCAACATCCTCATCAAGGAGCTGGGCACCATGTTGCCGGGCAACACTCGCAAGATGGACAAATCCACCATTTTGCAGAAGAGCATCGACTTCCTGCAGAGACAACAAG AAATCTGCGCCGAGTCCGAGTCGACGGAGATCCGACAGGACTGGAAGCCTCCGTTTCTTAGCAACGAGGAATTCACCCAGCTGATGTTGGAG GCGCTGGACGGCTTCTTCCTCGCCATCACGACCGACGGCAACATCATCTACGCCTCGGAGAGCGTCACGTCACTGCTGGAGCACCTCCCC TGCGATCTTGTGGATCAGAACCTGCTGAACTTCCTGCCCAGAAGGGAGCACTCGGACGTCTACAAGCTGCTATCCTCGCACGTCGCCGAAGGAGAGACGTTGACGCCTGAATATCTGAAGa CCAAGAACCAGCTGGAGTTCTGCTGCCACATGCTCCGAGGGACAATGGACCCCGAGGAGCCGCCTGTGTATGAATACGTCAAGTTTATTGGCAATTTCAAGTCCCTAAACAATG TGCCTAACTGCACTCCGAACGGATTCACCGGGACCGTCGTTCAGCGATCCCTCCACTCGTCCTTTGAGGAGCAGCTTTGTCTGGTGGCCACCGTGAGGCTCGCCAAACCCAAATTCAtcaag GAGATGTGCACTGTCGAGGAGCCCAATGAAGAATTCACCTCCAGACACAGTTTAGAGTGGAAGTTTCTCTTCTTGGACCACAG AGCTCCGCCTATTATCGGTTACCTGCCGTTTGAGGTCCTGGGCACATCCGGTTATGACTACTACCACGTGGACGACCTGGACACGTTGGCTAAATGCCACGAGCAAC TTATGCAATACGGCAAAGGGAAATCGTGTTACTACCGATTCCTCACGAAAGGGCAGCAGTGGATTTGGCTCCAGACTCACTACTACATCACCTACCACCAGTGGAACTCTCGGCCGGAGTTCATTGTCTGCACTCACACTGTTGTCAG CTACGGTGAAGTGAGAACAGAACAGCGGCGAGAATCGGGGTTGAGAACGTCGACACCGGAGATGGCGGCAGATAAG CAAACGCACGACTCAGATGTGGAGTCGCAGCACAACGGCTCcgacctccagggggcgctagaAAGCCTCGATGACAGAATGACACCCTCGGCATCATTGCGCAGCTTGCGGAAATCCTTACACGCGGAGGCCTCTT cATCTCAAGCGAAGCTCCAAGGAGGCCAGAATTTGCCGGGTCATCAGTTGGCATCTAACGCAAGCGTGGCGGCGCAAAGAAGATTGTCAGTCGGCAGCCAG TCGGTGAGCTCCCAAAGCACAGTCCAGACGACATCGATGGTTTCACAACAAGTTCAGACTGATACCCAA GCGTCATCGGCTCCGTTCTCCAACCAGCTGGATAGCATGCAGCACGTGAAGAAGCAGCTGGAGCAGCGAACGCACGCCATCGAGAGCAGCATCCAGCGGCAGCTGGATGAGCTGTGCAAGATCCAGCAGGAGCTGCAGAGGGTGCAAGAGCAGAGCCTGCAGATGTTCGTGCAGAAAGGTGCCGTCAATATGGCCGCCGTGCAGGTGGCCCCCCGGGTTCCCCCCGTGCTCACCATGCAGGGCCAAATGGTCTCGACCGGCCCTCTGCAGACCTCCATCCAACATCATGCGGTCCAGGCCCAACAGAACACAGCCATGGCACAG CCCCCGCCGGCGGCGTCTCTGTACAACACGCTGATGATCCCGCAGCAAAACGCCGCCAACATGCTCCAAATCGCCAGCAGCCTGCCGCCCAACACGGGCACCACCACTCCCACCATAACCTTCACGCAGGACCGCACCGCCCAAATAAG GTTTCCAGCTGCCCGGCAGCTGCTTACCAAGCTGGTGACGGGCCAGATGGCGTGCGGGGCGGTCATGGTGCCGTCCACCATGTTTATGGGTCAAGTGGTGACAGCGTTCGCCCCCCAGGCGGGCCCCACGCAGACCATAAGTATCGCCCAGCAGCCCgcccagcaacagcagcaagaGCAACAG GCTCAGCGGCTGATTCACGGAAGTCAGTTGATCCTGCCGGCGGGGGCCTTCTCGTTGCAGCAGGCGGGAGCttttgccgccgccgccaaccAGCAGAAACAACAGCCGCATACCCACAGGACGGACAATTAG
- the clocka gene encoding circadian locomoter output cycles protein kaput isoform X4, translated as MITLKRIKMTTSIDQDDGSIFGLMDDDEKDKAKRVSRNKSEKKRRDHFNILIKELGTMLPGNTRKMDKSTILQKSIDFLQRQQEICAESESTEIRQDWKPPFLSNEEFTQLMLEALDGFFLAITTDGNIIYASESVTSLLEHLPCDLVDQNLLNFLPRREHSDVYKLLSSHVAEGETLTPEYLKTKNQLEFCCHMLRGTMDPEEPPVYEYVKFIGNFKSLNNVPNCTPNGFTGTVVQRSLHSSFEEQLCLVATVRLAKPKFIKEMCTVEEPNEEFTSRHSLEWKFLFLDHRAPPIIGYLPFEVLGTSGYDYYHVDDLDTLAKCHEQLMQYGKGKSCYYRFLTKGQQWIWLQTHYYITYHQWNSRPEFIVCTHTVVSYGEVRTEQRRESGLRTSTPEMAADKQTHDSDVESQHNGSDLQGALESLDDRMTPSASLRSLRKSLHAEASSSQAKLQGGQNLPGHQLASNASVAAQRRLSVGSQQSVSSQSTVQTTSMVSQQVQTDTQLDSMQHVKKQLEQRTHAIESSIQRQLDELCKIQQELQRVQEQSLQMFVQKGAVNMAAVQVAPRVPPVLTMQGQMVSTGPLQTSIQHHAVQAQQNTAMAQPPPAASLYNTLMIPQQNAANMLQIASSLPPNTGTTTPTITFTQDRTAQIRFPAARQLLTKLVTGQMACGAVMVPSTMFMGQVVTAFAPQAGPTQTISIAQQPAQQQQQEQQAQRLIHGSQLILPAGAFSLQQAGAFAAAANQQKQQPHTHRTDN; from the exons ATGATAACCCTGAAAAGGATCAAAATGACCACAAGTATTGATCA GGATGACGGAAGTATTTTTGGGTTAATGGACGACGATGAGAAGGACAAAGCAAAACGCGTGTCCCGCAATAAGTCGGAGAAGAAGCGGCGAGATCACTTCAACATCCTCATCAAGGAGCTGGGCACCATGTTGCCGGGCAACACTCGCAAGATGGACAAATCCACCATTTTGCAGAAGAGCATCGACTTCCTGCAGAGACAACAAG AAATCTGCGCCGAGTCCGAGTCGACGGAGATCCGACAGGACTGGAAGCCTCCGTTTCTTAGCAACGAGGAATTCACCCAGCTGATGTTGGAG GCGCTGGACGGCTTCTTCCTCGCCATCACGACCGACGGCAACATCATCTACGCCTCGGAGAGCGTCACGTCACTGCTGGAGCACCTCCCC TGCGATCTTGTGGATCAGAACCTGCTGAACTTCCTGCCCAGAAGGGAGCACTCGGACGTCTACAAGCTGCTATCCTCGCACGTCGCCGAAGGAGAGACGTTGACGCCTGAATATCTGAAGa CCAAGAACCAGCTGGAGTTCTGCTGCCACATGCTCCGAGGGACAATGGACCCCGAGGAGCCGCCTGTGTATGAATACGTCAAGTTTATTGGCAATTTCAAGTCCCTAAACAATG TGCCTAACTGCACTCCGAACGGATTCACCGGGACCGTCGTTCAGCGATCCCTCCACTCGTCCTTTGAGGAGCAGCTTTGTCTGGTGGCCACCGTGAGGCTCGCCAAACCCAAATTCAtcaag GAGATGTGCACTGTCGAGGAGCCCAATGAAGAATTCACCTCCAGACACAGTTTAGAGTGGAAGTTTCTCTTCTTGGACCACAG AGCTCCGCCTATTATCGGTTACCTGCCGTTTGAGGTCCTGGGCACATCCGGTTATGACTACTACCACGTGGACGACCTGGACACGTTGGCTAAATGCCACGAGCAAC TTATGCAATACGGCAAAGGGAAATCGTGTTACTACCGATTCCTCACGAAAGGGCAGCAGTGGATTTGGCTCCAGACTCACTACTACATCACCTACCACCAGTGGAACTCTCGGCCGGAGTTCATTGTCTGCACTCACACTGTTGTCAG CTACGGTGAAGTGAGAACAGAACAGCGGCGAGAATCGGGGTTGAGAACGTCGACACCGGAGATGGCGGCAGATAAG CAAACGCACGACTCAGATGTGGAGTCGCAGCACAACGGCTCcgacctccagggggcgctagaAAGCCTCGATGACAGAATGACACCCTCGGCATCATTGCGCAGCTTGCGGAAATCCTTACACGCGGAGGCCTCTT cATCTCAAGCGAAGCTCCAAGGAGGCCAGAATTTGCCGGGTCATCAGTTGGCATCTAACGCAAGCGTGGCGGCGCAAAGAAGATTGTCAGTCGGCAGCCAG CAGTCGGTGAGCTCCCAAAGCACAGTCCAGACGACATCGATGGTTTCACAACAAGTTCAGACTGATACCCAA CTGGATAGCATGCAGCACGTGAAGAAGCAGCTGGAGCAGCGAACGCACGCCATCGAGAGCAGCATCCAGCGGCAGCTGGATGAGCTGTGCAAGATCCAGCAGGAGCTGCAGAGGGTGCAAGAGCAGAGCCTGCAGATGTTCGTGCAGAAAGGTGCCGTCAATATGGCCGCCGTGCAGGTGGCCCCCCGGGTTCCCCCCGTGCTCACCATGCAGGGCCAAATGGTCTCGACCGGCCCTCTGCAGACCTCCATCCAACATCATGCGGTCCAGGCCCAACAGAACACAGCCATGGCACAG CCCCCGCCGGCGGCGTCTCTGTACAACACGCTGATGATCCCGCAGCAAAACGCCGCCAACATGCTCCAAATCGCCAGCAGCCTGCCGCCCAACACGGGCACCACCACTCCCACCATAACCTTCACGCAGGACCGCACCGCCCAAATAAG GTTTCCAGCTGCCCGGCAGCTGCTTACCAAGCTGGTGACGGGCCAGATGGCGTGCGGGGCGGTCATGGTGCCGTCCACCATGTTTATGGGTCAAGTGGTGACAGCGTTCGCCCCCCAGGCGGGCCCCACGCAGACCATAAGTATCGCCCAGCAGCCCgcccagcaacagcagcaagaGCAACAG GCTCAGCGGCTGATTCACGGAAGTCAGTTGATCCTGCCGGCGGGGGCCTTCTCGTTGCAGCAGGCGGGAGCttttgccgccgccgccaaccAGCAGAAACAACAGCCGCATACCCACAGGACGGACAATTAG
- the clocka gene encoding circadian locomoter output cycles protein kaput isoform X2 — translation MITLKRIKMTTSIDQDDGSIFGLMDDDEKDKAKRVSRNKSEKKRRDHFNILIKELGTMLPGNTRKMDKSTILQKSIDFLQRQQEICAESESTEIRQDWKPPFLSNEEFTQLMLEALDGFFLAITTDGNIIYASESVTSLLEHLPCDLVDQNLLNFLPRREHSDVYKLLSSHVAEGETLTPEYLKTKNQLEFCCHMLRGTMDPEEPPVYEYVKFIGNFKSLNNVPNCTPNGFTGTVVQRSLHSSFEEQLCLVATVRLAKPKFIKEMCTVEEPNEEFTSRHSLEWKFLFLDHRAPPIIGYLPFEVLGTSGYDYYHVDDLDTLAKCHEQLMQYGKGKSCYYRFLTKGQQWIWLQTHYYITYHQWNSRPEFIVCTHTVVSYGEVRTEQRRESGLRTSTPEMAADKQTHDSDVESQHNGSDLQGALESLDDRMTPSASLRSLRKSLHAEASSSQAKLQGGQNLPGHQLASNASVAAQRRLSVGSQQSVSSQSTVQTTSMVSQQVQTDTQASSAPFSNQLDSMQHVKKQLEQRTHAIESSIQRQLDELCKIQQELQRVQEQSLQMFVQKGAVNMAAVQVAPRVPPVLTMQGQMVSTGPLQTSIQHHAVQAQQNTAMAQPPPAASLYNTLMIPQQNAANMLQIASSLPPNTGTTTPTITFTQDRTAQIRFPAARQLLTKLVTGQMACGAVMVPSTMFMGQVVTAFAPQAGPTQTISIAQQPAQQQQQEQQAQRLIHGSQLILPAGAFSLQQAGAFAAAANQQKQQPHTHRTDN, via the exons ATGATAACCCTGAAAAGGATCAAAATGACCACAAGTATTGATCA GGATGACGGAAGTATTTTTGGGTTAATGGACGACGATGAGAAGGACAAAGCAAAACGCGTGTCCCGCAATAAGTCGGAGAAGAAGCGGCGAGATCACTTCAACATCCTCATCAAGGAGCTGGGCACCATGTTGCCGGGCAACACTCGCAAGATGGACAAATCCACCATTTTGCAGAAGAGCATCGACTTCCTGCAGAGACAACAAG AAATCTGCGCCGAGTCCGAGTCGACGGAGATCCGACAGGACTGGAAGCCTCCGTTTCTTAGCAACGAGGAATTCACCCAGCTGATGTTGGAG GCGCTGGACGGCTTCTTCCTCGCCATCACGACCGACGGCAACATCATCTACGCCTCGGAGAGCGTCACGTCACTGCTGGAGCACCTCCCC TGCGATCTTGTGGATCAGAACCTGCTGAACTTCCTGCCCAGAAGGGAGCACTCGGACGTCTACAAGCTGCTATCCTCGCACGTCGCCGAAGGAGAGACGTTGACGCCTGAATATCTGAAGa CCAAGAACCAGCTGGAGTTCTGCTGCCACATGCTCCGAGGGACAATGGACCCCGAGGAGCCGCCTGTGTATGAATACGTCAAGTTTATTGGCAATTTCAAGTCCCTAAACAATG TGCCTAACTGCACTCCGAACGGATTCACCGGGACCGTCGTTCAGCGATCCCTCCACTCGTCCTTTGAGGAGCAGCTTTGTCTGGTGGCCACCGTGAGGCTCGCCAAACCCAAATTCAtcaag GAGATGTGCACTGTCGAGGAGCCCAATGAAGAATTCACCTCCAGACACAGTTTAGAGTGGAAGTTTCTCTTCTTGGACCACAG AGCTCCGCCTATTATCGGTTACCTGCCGTTTGAGGTCCTGGGCACATCCGGTTATGACTACTACCACGTGGACGACCTGGACACGTTGGCTAAATGCCACGAGCAAC TTATGCAATACGGCAAAGGGAAATCGTGTTACTACCGATTCCTCACGAAAGGGCAGCAGTGGATTTGGCTCCAGACTCACTACTACATCACCTACCACCAGTGGAACTCTCGGCCGGAGTTCATTGTCTGCACTCACACTGTTGTCAG CTACGGTGAAGTGAGAACAGAACAGCGGCGAGAATCGGGGTTGAGAACGTCGACACCGGAGATGGCGGCAGATAAG CAAACGCACGACTCAGATGTGGAGTCGCAGCACAACGGCTCcgacctccagggggcgctagaAAGCCTCGATGACAGAATGACACCCTCGGCATCATTGCGCAGCTTGCGGAAATCCTTACACGCGGAGGCCTCTT cATCTCAAGCGAAGCTCCAAGGAGGCCAGAATTTGCCGGGTCATCAGTTGGCATCTAACGCAAGCGTGGCGGCGCAAAGAAGATTGTCAGTCGGCAGCCAG CAGTCGGTGAGCTCCCAAAGCACAGTCCAGACGACATCGATGGTTTCACAACAAGTTCAGACTGATACCCAA GCGTCATCGGCTCCGTTCTCCAACCAGCTGGATAGCATGCAGCACGTGAAGAAGCAGCTGGAGCAGCGAACGCACGCCATCGAGAGCAGCATCCAGCGGCAGCTGGATGAGCTGTGCAAGATCCAGCAGGAGCTGCAGAGGGTGCAAGAGCAGAGCCTGCAGATGTTCGTGCAGAAAGGTGCCGTCAATATGGCCGCCGTGCAGGTGGCCCCCCGGGTTCCCCCCGTGCTCACCATGCAGGGCCAAATGGTCTCGACCGGCCCTCTGCAGACCTCCATCCAACATCATGCGGTCCAGGCCCAACAGAACACAGCCATGGCACAG CCCCCGCCGGCGGCGTCTCTGTACAACACGCTGATGATCCCGCAGCAAAACGCCGCCAACATGCTCCAAATCGCCAGCAGCCTGCCGCCCAACACGGGCACCACCACTCCCACCATAACCTTCACGCAGGACCGCACCGCCCAAATAAG GTTTCCAGCTGCCCGGCAGCTGCTTACCAAGCTGGTGACGGGCCAGATGGCGTGCGGGGCGGTCATGGTGCCGTCCACCATGTTTATGGGTCAAGTGGTGACAGCGTTCGCCCCCCAGGCGGGCCCCACGCAGACCATAAGTATCGCCCAGCAGCCCgcccagcaacagcagcaagaGCAACAG GCTCAGCGGCTGATTCACGGAAGTCAGTTGATCCTGCCGGCGGGGGCCTTCTCGTTGCAGCAGGCGGGAGCttttgccgccgccgccaaccAGCAGAAACAACAGCCGCATACCCACAGGACGGACAATTAG